The nucleotide sequence tgccaaagtgctgggattacaggtgtgagccaccgcacccggccagttttgTTTATTCTTAAAGGGAATTTCAAAATTGTCACTATTACATTATCCATTAATGTTGTTTTAACATCTTTCAGATATTATTGATAATAAGGCCTCTGTAACCATGGCTAGTTCTGACATAAAACCAAAATCAGTAAGTCGTGCCAAAAAATGGTCAGAAGAGATAGAAAATCTGTACAGATTTCAACAAGCAGGATATCGGGATGAAACCGAATATAGACAAGTGAAACAAGTTTCTGTGGTAAGAT is from Pan paniscus chromosome 8, NHGRI_mPanPan1-v2.0_pri, whole genome shotgun sequence and encodes:
- the MEIG1 gene encoding meiosis expressed gene 1 protein homolog — its product is MASSDIKPKSVSRAKKWSEEIENLYRFQQAGYRDETEYRQVKQVSVVDHWPETGYVKKLQRRDNTFYYYNKQRECDDKEVHKVKIYAY